The Cumulibacter manganitolerans DNA window CCGCCCGGCTGTCCGACCGGTTGCAGGCGGCCCACCACGAGCCGGCCCGCGAGATCGGCCGGGCCGCCGTCGGCGGTGACGCGCCGGTTCCGGCCCGTGCTGCTTCGGCCATCGAGCCGCTGCCGCCGGCCCGGGCGACCGGGGTATCGGCGGCGTCGGGCCCGGCCCGGGCCGTCGCCGCGCACGAGGTAGCAGTGCCCTCCCCACTCGACCCGCCGGCCGTCGCGGCGACCTCCACCGGTGGTGCGCTGGACAAGCTCAAGGACCGCGCCGCGGGCGCACTGTTCGAGCGCCTGGGCGCGCGGCTGAACGACCCGACGCTCAGCGAGGAGCAGCTCTACGCCCTCGTCCGCGCGGAGCTCAACCACGTGGTCGAGGAGGAGAAGACTCCGCTGACCATCGCGCAGCGCCAGCGGCTCATCGACGACGTCCTCGACGACGTCCTCGGCCACGGGCCCCTCGAGCGGCTGCTGGCCGACCCGACGGTCACCGAGATCATGGTCAACGGGCCCGGCATGGTCTACATCGAGAAGAGCGGCAAGCTGTCGCGGAGCCCGGCGCAGTTCGCCTCCGAGGAGCACCTGCGCCAGGTCATCGAGCGGATCGTCTCCCGCGTCGGACGCCGCATCGACGAGTCGTCACCGCTGGTCGACGCGCGGCTCGCCGACGGCTCACGCGTCAACGCCGTCGTGCCGCCGCTGGCCTTCAACGGATCGTCGCTGACCATCCGCAAGTTCTCCAAGGACCCGTTCAAGGTCAACGACCTCATCGGCTTCGGCACCCTCACGCCGGAGATGGCCGAGCTGCTCCACGCCTGCGTCGCCGCGCGGCTGAACATCATCGTCGCCGGCGGCACCGGCACCGGCAAGACGACGCTGCTGAACGTGCTGTCCTCCTTCATTCCCAACGGCGAGCGCATCATCACCATCGAGGACGCCGTCGAGCTGCAGCTGCAGCAGGAGCATGTCGTCCGGCTGGAGTCCCGGCCGCCCAACATCGAGGGCAAGGGCGGCATCGGCATCCGTGAGCTGGTCCGCAACTCGCTGCGTATGCGCCCGGACCGGATCGTCGTGGGTGAGGTCCGTGGTGGCGAGAGCCTGGACATGCTGCAGGCCATGAACACCGGCCACGACGGCTCGCTGTCGACCGTGCACGCCAACTCGCCGCGCGACGCGATCGCCCGGCTCGAGACGCTCGTGCTGATGGCCGGGATGGACCTGCCGCTACGCGCGATCCGCGAGCAGATCGCCTCGGCCGTCGACGTGATCGTCCAGCTGACCCGGCTGCGGGACGGCAGTCGTCGCGTCACCGCGGTCACCGAGGTGCAGGGCATGGAAGGGGACACGGTCACGCTGCAGGACGTGTTCCTCTTCGACTACTCCGCGGGGATCGACGCCAGCGGCCGATTCCTCGGCAAACCGGTCTCCACCGGCATCCGCCCTCGGTTCACCGACCGCTTCGACGAGCTGGGCATCGCCGTTCCGGCGGCCGTCTTCGCCGTCCCCGACAATCGGCAGGGCATCCGATGAGCGGCACCGTCGCCGGCCTCCCGGTGCCGGTGATCGTCGGCGCGGCGTGCTGCGCGCTCGCCCTCGCGACCGGGTTCTACCTCGCCGTCGCGCCGGGCCGCACGAAGCTTCCGCTGGAGCGCCGTCGCCCCGACGTCGCGCTCGGGCCGACGCGCCTGGAGCAGACCACCGCGGCGGCTACCTCGGCGATCGACAAGCTGCTGCGCCGGAGGGGCGCCGCCGGTGCCGCCGCCGCCCTGGAGCAGGCCGGCCTGAAGACCCAGCCGAAGGACTTCGCGTTGCTGGTCGTCGCCGGCGCCCTCGCGGCGGTCGCGGTCGGCACCGTCCTGTCCGGTCTCATCCTCGGGCTGTTGCTGGGGCTGCTGGCCCCGGTCGGCGCCAAGGTAATGCTCGGTCTGCTGGCCCGCAAACGGCAGCACGCCTTCGCCGACCAGCTCGACGATTCGCTGCAGCTCATGGCCAGCAGCCTGCGCGCGGGCCACAGCCTGCTGCAGGCGCTCGACTCGGTCTCGCGCGAGGCGGAGGAGCCGACCGCGGGAGAGTTCGCGCGGATCGTCAACGAGACCCGCGTGGGGCGGCCGCTGGCGCCCGCGCTCGAGGAGGCGGCGGCGCGCATGGACAGCCAGGACTTCCTCTGGGTGGCGCAGGCGATCGCCATCAACCGGGAGGTCGGCGGCAACCTCGCCGAGGTGCTCGACGGGGTCGGCAATACCATCCGGGAGCGTAACCAGATCCGCCGCCAGGTGAAGGCGCTCAGCGCCGAAGGAAAGATGTCCGCCTTCGTGCTGCTGGCGCTCCCGTTCGGTGTCACGGGGTTCTTGTCCGTCAGCAATCCCGCGTACCTCGCCAAGTTCTTCCAGAGCCTCACCGGGTACATCCTGATCGTCGTCGCGATCATCATGCTCATCGTCGGTGCCCTGTGGCTCCGCAAGGTCGTCAGCTTCAAGTTCTGAGCCGTTCTGGTTCCGTAGGAAGGAGGACAGATCCATGCCACCAGTGGTCGTGATCGCCGCAGGCATGGTCGGCATCGCGCTCCTGCTGCTCATCTGGTCCGTCTTCGGCGGTGCCAGCGAGGCGCAGATCCAGACGCTGTCGAACCTGCAGCGCGGCATGGAGAAAGAGCGCGACGCTGAGGCGACCTCGGGCGGTGGCGCCGGCGCGCTGCTGAACGCCCTCGCGCGCCGCTGCACGCCGACCGGCTCCGTGCAACGGCTCGAGCGGCTGCTGTCCCGCGCCGGCCGGCCCGCCGAGTGGCCGGTCGACCGGCTGCTGGCGGCGAAGGTGGTGCTGCCGTTCGTGTTCGGTGCCCTCGGGCTGCTGTACATCGTCTCCTCGCCGGGGCCGCTGGCGATCATGGTGACAGTGCTGGCCGTCGTCGTCGCGTACTTCCTGCCGGAACTGCTGCTGTACAGCCGCGGCCAGGAACGCAGCCAGCAGATCGGGCTGGAGCTCGCCGACACCCTGGACCAGATGACCATCGCCGTCGAGGCCGGTCTCGGCTTCGACTCGGCGATCGCCCGTGCGGGCAACAACGGGAAGGGACCACTGGCGGAGGAGCTGATCCGGACGCTGCAGGACATCCAGCTGGGACAGTCGCGGCGTCAGGCGTACGAGGCGCTGGCGGCCCGCACCGACGCGCCGGACCTGCGGCGGTTCATCCGGGCGATCGTCCAGGCGGACATGTACGGCGTCTCCATCGCCGGTGTGCTGCGCACCCAGGCGGCCGAGATGCGGATGAAGCGTCGGCAGCGCGCCGAGGAGAAGGCGATGCAGATCCCGGTGAAGGTCATCTTCCCGCTCATGCTCTGCATCCTGCCGGTGCTGTTCATCGTGCTGCTCGGTCCGGCCGCAATGGACATCGTCAAGGCGTTCAGCTGAGCACGTCGCACATGCTCACCATCGTCGGCGCCACCGTCGTGGTCGCGCTCGCCGCAGCGGCGCTCACCGGTTGGATCCGCCGGGTCGCCGAGACGGAGTCGCGCTGGCTGCGTAGCGCGCTGCACGTCCCGCTGGCCGGGCTGGGCGCTGCGGGCGCCGCGGTGACGGCGCGCGGCTGGGCCGAGCTCCTCGCCTGGTGCGCGCTCGCCCTCGCGGCAGCGCTGCTCGTGGTGATCGACCTGGCGGCGTACCGGCTTCCCGACGTGATCGTGGGGCCGATGTATCCGATCCTGTTCGTGCTCCTGGCGGCCGCGGCGGCGACCAGCGGCGACTGGGGCCGGCTCGGTCGGGCCGCGCTCGCCGGGTTGATCGTCATCACCGTCTATTTCGTGCTCGCGCTCATCGCGCCCTCCGGTCTGGGCCTGGGGGATGTGAAGCTGTCCGGCCTGCTCGGCGCCTTTCTCGGCTGGTTCGGGTGGCCGCACGTCGTCCTCGGCGTCCTCGCCGGCTTCGCGCTGAACGCGGTCGTGGCGTTGACGCTGCTGGCGGTGACCCGCCTGACCCGGCACGGGGCCGTCCCGTTCGGGCCGTGCATGATGGCTGGTGCCGTCGTCGGTGCGGTGTGGGGACTCGTGGTGTTCCCGGGCATCGGCGGCTGAGGCGAAGATCTTCGAGGGCGGGAGTCGTTCATGCGGGATGCGGACCTGAGGGAGCAGCTCACCGCGCAGCGGCGGCACGTGCTGGACGCGGTCGCCGGGCTGGAAGAGCGCGACCTGGCTCGGATCGTCGTCCCGTCCGGCTGGTCGATCACGCGGCTGCTCAACCATCTTGCGTACGACGACGAGATGTTCTGGATCGGCGCGGTGCTCGGCGCGGATCCGCAGGCCATCGAGAGCCTGCACGACGGGTGGCGGTCGGAACCGATGTCGGGGACCGACGCGATCGGTCGCTATCGCGACCAGATCGAGTGCAGCGACCGGATCCTGGACGGCCTCGATCTGAGCGCGCCGCCGCGCTGGTGGCCTCCGGCCTCGGTGTTCGACGCCCCGCCCATGCAGGACGGCTGGGAGGTGCTGTTCCGGGTCTTCACGGAGACGGCGGTGCACGCCGGTCATCTGGACATCGTCCGTGAGCTCATCGATGGACACCAGCACATCGTCGTCACATGAGCCGGGTGCCCAGACATGACGCGATGCGGTGGCCTTTACCCCGCTATGCGGCCGATATCGGGGTATAACCCACCGCATCAAGCATGAACCAGCGCGCGAAGGAAGGAGGTCTCGTGTTCCCTATCGCTGACGCCGTGTCCTACGGCACGCCGGACGCGTACCTGCGCACCATGGCCGACGGCACGATCAAGCAGATCAGCCCGTTCACCGGCACGCAGGTGTGGACGGTTCCCGGGCGCGGGGACCGCCCGCTCGGCATCCCCGCCGTCGACC harbors:
- a CDS encoding prepilin peptidase — its product is MLTIVGATVVVALAAAALTGWIRRVAETESRWLRSALHVPLAGLGAAGAAVTARGWAELLAWCALALAAALLVVIDLAAYRLPDVIVGPMYPILFVLLAAAAATSGDWGRLGRAALAGLIVITVYFVLALIAPSGLGLGDVKLSGLLGAFLGWFGWPHVVLGVLAGFALNAVVALTLLAVTRLTRHGAVPFGPCMMAGAVVGAVWGLVVFPGIGG
- a CDS encoding CpaF family protein, with amino-acid sequence MSDRLQAAHHEPAREIGRAAVGGDAPVPARAASAIEPLPPARATGVSAASGPARAVAAHEVAVPSPLDPPAVAATSTGGALDKLKDRAAGALFERLGARLNDPTLSEEQLYALVRAELNHVVEEEKTPLTIAQRQRLIDDVLDDVLGHGPLERLLADPTVTEIMVNGPGMVYIEKSGKLSRSPAQFASEEHLRQVIERIVSRVGRRIDESSPLVDARLADGSRVNAVVPPLAFNGSSLTIRKFSKDPFKVNDLIGFGTLTPEMAELLHACVAARLNIIVAGGTGTGKTTLLNVLSSFIPNGERIITIEDAVELQLQQEHVVRLESRPPNIEGKGGIGIRELVRNSLRMRPDRIVVGEVRGGESLDMLQAMNTGHDGSLSTVHANSPRDAIARLETLVLMAGMDLPLRAIREQIASAVDVIVQLTRLRDGSRRVTAVTEVQGMEGDTVTLQDVFLFDYSAGIDASGRFLGKPVSTGIRPRFTDRFDELGIAVPAAVFAVPDNRQGIR
- a CDS encoding type II secretion system F family protein, with the protein product MSGTVAGLPVPVIVGAACCALALATGFYLAVAPGRTKLPLERRRPDVALGPTRLEQTTAAATSAIDKLLRRRGAAGAAAALEQAGLKTQPKDFALLVVAGALAAVAVGTVLSGLILGLLLGLLAPVGAKVMLGLLARKRQHAFADQLDDSLQLMASSLRAGHSLLQALDSVSREAEEPTAGEFARIVNETRVGRPLAPALEEAAARMDSQDFLWVAQAIAINREVGGNLAEVLDGVGNTIRERNQIRRQVKALSAEGKMSAFVLLALPFGVTGFLSVSNPAYLAKFFQSLTGYILIVVAIIMLIVGALWLRKVVSFKF
- a CDS encoding type II secretion system F family protein → MPPVVVIAAGMVGIALLLLIWSVFGGASEAQIQTLSNLQRGMEKERDAEATSGGGAGALLNALARRCTPTGSVQRLERLLSRAGRPAEWPVDRLLAAKVVLPFVFGALGLLYIVSSPGPLAIMVTVLAVVVAYFLPELLLYSRGQERSQQIGLELADTLDQMTIAVEAGLGFDSAIARAGNNGKGPLAEELIRTLQDIQLGQSRRQAYEALAARTDAPDLRRFIRAIVQADMYGVSIAGVLRTQAAEMRMKRRQRAEEKAMQIPVKVIFPLMLCILPVLFIVLLGPAAMDIVKAFS
- a CDS encoding mycothiol transferase, with protein sequence MRDADLREQLTAQRRHVLDAVAGLEERDLARIVVPSGWSITRLLNHLAYDDEMFWIGAVLGADPQAIESLHDGWRSEPMSGTDAIGRYRDQIECSDRILDGLDLSAPPRWWPPASVFDAPPMQDGWEVLFRVFTETAVHAGHLDIVRELIDGHQHIVVT